One Actinopolymorpha sp. NPDC004070 DNA segment encodes these proteins:
- a CDS encoding lipid kinase: MAAEKRFDRVALVVNSGSRSGAATYEEARRRLGDLGVPLGECYPVADGTRLPEVVAEVADHHDLVVVGGGDGTLSTAVDHLAPRGTALGVLPLGTANDFARTLRIPFDLAGACETIAHGKVVDVDLGRIGDNYFVNVASIGLSVGVTQALTSRMKRRLGPLAYPLAAARAYRAHRPFRARLSFPDGDHAPMDLDDLLQVAVGNGRHYGGGNVVSPSAGIDDDTLDVYAIPRGSLRDHLSIARLLRSGHFVRHRNVVHVTTRRLNLHAEPEQAVNVDGEVVASTPQEFAVQRNALVVLVPQESDAARLDTHHR; the protein is encoded by the coding sequence ATGGCAGCGGAGAAGCGGTTCGACCGGGTCGCGCTGGTGGTGAACTCCGGGTCACGCAGCGGAGCCGCGACGTACGAGGAGGCCCGTCGGCGGCTGGGTGATCTCGGCGTACCGCTCGGCGAGTGCTACCCGGTCGCCGACGGCACCCGGCTACCCGAGGTCGTCGCCGAGGTCGCCGACCACCACGATCTGGTGGTGGTCGGCGGCGGGGACGGCACCTTGAGTACGGCCGTCGACCACCTCGCGCCCCGCGGGACCGCCCTCGGCGTCCTTCCGCTGGGCACGGCGAACGACTTCGCGCGGACGCTCCGGATCCCGTTCGACCTCGCCGGCGCCTGCGAGACGATCGCGCACGGCAAGGTGGTCGACGTCGACCTCGGCCGGATCGGTGACAACTACTTCGTCAACGTCGCCTCGATCGGGCTGTCCGTCGGCGTCACCCAGGCGCTCACCTCGAGGATGAAGCGCCGGCTGGGGCCGTTGGCGTACCCGCTCGCGGCGGCACGTGCCTACCGTGCCCATCGGCCGTTCCGAGCTCGCCTCTCCTTCCCGGACGGCGACCACGCGCCGATGGACCTCGACGACCTGCTCCAGGTGGCGGTCGGCAACGGCCGGCACTACGGCGGCGGCAACGTCGTCTCACCCAGCGCGGGAATCGACGACGACACACTGGACGTGTACGCCATCCCCAGGGGAAGTCTGCGCGACCATCTCAGCATCGCCCGGCTGCTGCGGAGCGGACACTTCGTCCGGCACCGGAACGTCGTGCACGTGACCACCCGCCGGCTGAACCTGCACGCGGAGCCGGAGCAGGCGGTGAACGTCGACGGCGAGGTGGTGGCGTCCACTCCGCAGGAGTTCGCCGTGCAACGGAACGCGCTGGTCGTGCTCGTGCCCCAGGAGTCCGACGCCGCCCGGCTGGACACGCACCACCGCTGA
- a CDS encoding NADP-dependent oxidoreductase yields the protein MTQGREIHLAGRPTGWPTPENFTLVEAPVPEPGEGQVLVRNVLMSVDPYMRGRMNDVKSYVPPFQVGAPLDGGAIGEVITSNADGLKPGDLVLHGLGWREYAVVDAAAARPVDPDLAPLSTYLGVLGMPGLTAYAGLTEVAAFRPGETVFVSAAAGAVGNLVGQIAKLKGAARVVGSAGSAAKVRRLEEVGFDAGFDYHDGPVAESLRAAAPDGIDVYFDNVGGDHLEAALGALRTHGRVAVCGMISQYNSTEPPAAPRNLALLIAKRLTVRGFLVADHADLRDRFVEEMAGWLREGRIRYDETFADGIENAPDAFLGVLRGDNLGKMLVRLG from the coding sequence ATGACCCAGGGACGGGAGATCCACCTGGCCGGCCGCCCGACCGGCTGGCCGACGCCGGAGAACTTCACGTTGGTGGAGGCGCCGGTGCCCGAGCCCGGTGAGGGGCAGGTGCTGGTCCGCAACGTGCTCATGTCGGTCGACCCCTACATGCGTGGCCGGATGAACGACGTCAAGTCCTACGTCCCGCCGTTCCAGGTCGGCGCGCCGCTGGACGGCGGCGCGATCGGCGAGGTGATCACCTCGAACGCCGACGGCCTGAAGCCCGGTGACCTGGTGCTGCACGGGCTGGGCTGGCGGGAGTACGCCGTGGTCGACGCTGCGGCCGCCCGCCCGGTCGACCCGGACCTCGCGCCGCTGTCGACGTACCTCGGAGTGCTCGGCATGCCCGGCCTCACGGCGTACGCGGGACTGACGGAGGTCGCGGCGTTCCGTCCCGGCGAGACCGTCTTCGTCTCGGCGGCGGCCGGCGCGGTGGGCAACCTGGTCGGCCAGATCGCCAAGCTCAAGGGCGCCGCCCGGGTGGTGGGCAGCGCCGGCTCGGCGGCCAAGGTGCGGCGGCTGGAGGAGGTCGGCTTCGACGCCGGCTTCGACTACCACGACGGGCCGGTGGCCGAGTCGCTGCGGGCGGCCGCTCCGGACGGCATCGACGTCTACTTCGACAACGTGGGCGGTGACCATCTGGAGGCGGCGCTCGGCGCGCTGCGCACCCACGGCCGGGTCGCGGTCTGCGGAATGATCAGCCAGTACAACAGCACCGAACCCCCGGCCGCGCCGCGCAACCTGGCGTTGCTGATCGCCAAGCGACTGACCGTCCGCGGCTTCCTGGTCGCCGACCACGCCGACCTGCGCGACAGGTTCGTCGAGGAGATGGCGGGCTGGTTGCGCGAGGGCCGGATCCGATACGACGAGACGTTCGCCGACGGGATCGAGAACGCCCCGGACGCCTTTCTCGGCGTGCTGCGCGGCGACAACCTCGGCAAGATGCTGGTCCGGCTCGGCTGA
- a CDS encoding organic hydroperoxide resistance protein, translated as MQVLYTAQALATGEGRDGHVTTSDGTIDLDLAVPKEMGGAGGAANPEQLFAAGYAACFHSALRAVARKAKADVTNSTVQAQVGIGATGTGGYGLTVTLSVELPETDAATAAQLVEQAHQVCPYSAATRGNVDVTLTVGETR; from the coding sequence ATGCAGGTCCTCTACACAGCCCAGGCACTTGCCACGGGCGAGGGACGCGACGGACACGTCACCACCTCAGACGGCACGATCGACCTCGACCTCGCCGTACCGAAGGAGATGGGCGGGGCCGGCGGAGCCGCCAACCCCGAACAGCTCTTCGCGGCCGGGTACGCGGCCTGCTTCCACTCGGCGCTGCGGGCCGTGGCCCGCAAGGCCAAGGCCGACGTCACCAACTCCACCGTGCAGGCGCAGGTCGGCATCGGCGCCACCGGTACGGGCGGGTACGGGCTGACCGTCACACTCTCCGTCGAGCTGCCCGAGACCGACGCGGCCACCGCTGCGCAGCTGGTCGAGCAGGCCCACCAGGTCTGCCCGTACTCCGCGGCGACCAGGGGCAACGTCGACGTCACGCTCACCGTGGGGGAGACCCGATGA
- a CDS encoding MarR family transcriptional regulator: MNELELRHQVCFALYAASRAVTDVYRPILDELGLTYPQYLVMLVLWEQDPAAPTVKDLGAALELDSGTLSPLLKRLATAGLVTRSRSARDERVVEVALTAAGRALRDRVGEVPRQVAAATGLTEDELVTLRHTLTRITAAVHEQQSVHRQKEN, from the coding sequence GTGAACGAGCTGGAACTGCGCCACCAGGTGTGCTTCGCGCTCTACGCGGCGTCTCGCGCCGTCACCGACGTCTACCGGCCGATCCTCGACGAGCTGGGCCTGACCTACCCGCAGTACCTCGTGATGCTGGTGCTCTGGGAGCAGGACCCGGCCGCCCCGACGGTCAAGGACCTGGGGGCTGCCCTGGAGCTGGACTCCGGGACGCTCTCGCCGCTGCTCAAGCGGCTGGCCACGGCGGGGCTGGTCACCCGGAGCCGGTCGGCCCGGGACGAGCGGGTGGTCGAGGTGGCGCTCACCGCAGCCGGCCGGGCCCTGCGGGACCGGGTCGGCGAGGTACCCCGGCAGGTCGCCGCGGCGACCGGGCTGACCGAGGACGAGCTGGTGACGCTCCGGCACACGCTGACCAGGATCACCGCCGCTGTCCACGAACAGCAGTCCGTCCATCGACAGAAGGAGAACTGA